GGGATGTACGACAAGATCCTGCTCTTCCGTCACGACCTGAGCTCGGACAACATCCTGCAGCGGCTGACGTGTGCGGAGGAGATCCACGAGGGCGacctggtggaggtggtgcTCTCCGGTAAATCACAGCACTCTGCCTGTTGAACCTTATTCCAGTAGATCTCTGATCCTGGATCAGTGTCACGTGTGCGTCGCAACAGAAAATCTAATTTACAAGTGATTAAAAGTCTTTATGTTCAGATTCTGAACCTGGGGGGTGTCTTTGCTTTAGATTTAGAATTCCAGATaataaatgtcagaaaaattattattattcttattgaAAACTATAGattcataatcataatcatctgTAAAGACACAATGACTTCTGACTTCCTCTCAGCTTCCTCTGTgtccttcctccacctctgaGGCCGGAGACGTCTCACATCTCGTTTCGTCCACCGCAGCTTCGCCGGGGatcactctgcccccccccccagcccccccctaACCTTAATATTGAGTATATGTCATTTCCTGCCTGGTGACGACGGGTTTGGGTGTAAAACCTTAAACTGACACCTCAACAGCTCGGCACAGCAGcggcagctgaggaggaagacaaagtgGCACCTTGAACCACATCGGGTTCAAACCCACaaccacttccccccccccccccctgctgctgctgctgctgcagacgtGCACACCTCTGCTCGTTTGTTTCTTTATAGCTGTTCATGCTTCCTCTGGTGCCACAGAGGATCCGTCTGACGACTGTGTTCACGTATAGAAGCGccggaaagagaaagagaacacaACCTAACGGGAGCAACATGGAACCAGATGTTCAAATGTGTGATTGAACTGAAGGAGGGGAACGAGGCGACTGATGTTTAAAACAGAGACAATACAACCAACAGCAGAACTCAGATCAGTGTTCTAAAGAAAACAAGCGGAACCCAAACACGTGAGAAACAGATCAATGTCTAAACAGAAGCAAAGAGGTGTGAGTGGGAACTCAGAAACTCAAACTCAACCGGTTCCTGTTcctcaaagttcatcaactgaTCACAAATAGTGTTTTCATCCAACATCAGGAACGTTCACTAGTCTACGATGAACAGAACTCAATCAAAGTCCTGATTCAAAAGTTCAGTCTTGCGTTTGATCGATTCAAAACAAGTCGTCTGAAATCATTTCCAGGAATCGGTAAAGAATCAGgattaaaaaatactttatctgtattttttaatttcagctcTCGCCACCGCCGAGGATTTCCAGATCCGGCCTCACGCGCTGTACGTCCACTCCTACAAGGCGCCGGCGTTCTGTGACGACTGCGGGGAGATGCTGTGGGGCCTCGTCCGGCAGGGCCTCAAGTGTGAAGGTGAGACTCCCCCGAAGCTCCAGGTGGTTTGTACCAGGTCTGCTCAAAGGGTCTGGATCTCTGTGAAGCTTCGAGGGAGACAGGAGAACCCCTGGTGCTGCAGACGGCTGCAGACTCTAGTTTGCTCCAGTCCCCTCCCAGTCTTCTCCCAGTCTTCTCCCAGTCTTCTCCCAGTTTGAGCCCTGACTgacgtttcccccccccccgcaggatGTGGACTGAACTACCACAAGCGATGTGCGTTCAAGATCCCCAACAACTGCAGCGGCGTGAAGAAGAGGCGTCTGTCCAACGTGTCCCTGCCGGGCTCCGTCATGTCCATCGCTCGTCCTCCGTCCACGGAGTTCACCCCGACGCCGCCggaggaggtgggttcattGTTCTCTGATCTGCTGGAGACTCACAAGAGAAAAGCTGTAACACACGTTTCTATATTTAAATGATTCTCTGAAGTTTAGTGACTCCTCCCACTTCTTCATAGAGGAATTGATTATTGCTGCTTTAAATGAACTGACCCCAAAGTCTCGTCAGTTCGATCCCCGCCCCCGACCTTGACCTTTATACCCCGGTCTGTGCGTCTCTCACTGAAGTGACTGTTGCATCCTGGTCCCTGGAGGATCCTCACAGCTTCAGTCACATGATGATGAGTTTCTTCTTTAAGTGAAGTGAAAGTTTGATTCATTTCTGACAGAAtgagtgaaaacacagtttcagcAGCAGATGTAAAGGTTGTGCAACAAACTAactagacccccccccccacatacacacacacagacacacacaaacacacagacacacacggaagGAGACTGTTGCTCCTTGTCATTCTGATGAAATGATAAATCATTCCCTTACTTCTGGCGTCTCAAACCAAGTATGGTGTCCCTCAGGGTTCAGTCTTTGGTCGAATGATATTGTCAAACTAtatgcccccccgcccccttgGCAACCTCATCCACAAACACAACGTGCACTCTCACTGCTGCGCTGATGACACACAACTCATTCAGTGCTTCACAGAAATAAAACCCTGGAGGACAAACCACTGAACTTCAATAAACGAGGAaactctctttcttctcctctttccccaGCAGCGCCCCCTCCTGGGCGCCGCCAAGCGTAACTCCCTGCTGAGCGGCCGTCCCATCTGGATGGAGAAGATGGTCCTGGGCCGGGTCAAGGTCCCTCACACCTTCTCCGTGCACACGTACACTCGTCCCACCATCTGTCAGTTCTGCAAACGGCTGCTGAAGGGCCTGTTCCGCCAGGGGATGCAGTGCAAAGGTGACGACTCGGCTGAAAAGATCTAGAATCTGAAATGACAAGATGTTCTCTGAAGGATCCGCTGGTGCATGAAGATCTTGTCATTACAGTTTGAACTGCTGCTCATTTTTCACAGTTGTCAAGATGATGCCTTCAggctgatctgttttttttaacacatcaGATTcacgtgtgtgttgtgtttcttcagattGTAaatttaactgccacaagagatGTGCAAGCCAAAGTTCCTCGGGACTGTCTGGGCGAGGTCGACTTCAACGGAGGTGAGTTGGTTTCACGTTGTAGGAGTTGAGCCGTTAACGTCAGGTTGTCCCCTAGTGGTCACTAGAGGAACTCTTCATTAGCTCTTCAGTTTGGATTAACAGGGTTTTGTTTCCCGACTCTGCAGAACCGGCCAGTCCCAATCTGGACTCCGAGGCCACGATGGAGGTGGACAACTGCGACGTGAACAGCGACGGAGGACAGAGCATGGACGACCAGGACGAGTCCACCCCCGAGGACAAGCTCTTCTTCATCGAGGGGACGGGCACGGACGGCGAGAAAGACGACGAGACGCTCAGAGCCATCAGGTGACCACAACTTTGTCACAACTTTGATaagttcagctgctttcagactggagtcagtgtgtgagtgagtgtgtgttgtttgtgttgacgCAGCCCGTGCACCAGCAGTAACATCCCCCTGATGCGAGTGGTTCAgtccatcaaacacacaaagaggaggagctccaCGGTGGTGAAGGAGGGGTGGATGGTTCACTTCACCAGCCGCGACAACCTGGTGAGAGCAAAACAGAATACACACAAAACGTGTTTAAATACACACCTGCTTTACTGCTGGGACATACTACACACATTCtcatgttacacacatttatattctGTTCTATTTCTTCCTCTTAATGTGTTGCTCTTTATTGTATGTGAGTTTTTAGCTTTTTATcaataaaattataatttatctACATTTTAAAGGAAATATAATGGTAACTGGTGAGAAAactgttttaatattaaaacgtgcaacaaaaatacacaaaaaatgaacattaatattaaatatttacccTGTTAAACAGAAGAATATGTTAAATATACATATCAATATTAATCTTGACAAAAGTCAGTCTCATTGTTTCATATCAACTTAAATGTGTCATTAAGCGTTTGGGGCTTAACTAGATTTTCTCACATTTGAAAACGATGTTCTTAACATTTATCTACAAATAACCTGCAGATACACATTTTACTCTTTAATTTCTTTACCTTCATTAGTATGttgcttgttttttaatataacccttgattcaaacctgtgtgttgtgtgttgtgtgtctgcagaggaagagacatTACTGGAGGCTGGACAGCAAGAGCCTGACGCTGCTTCAGAATGAAAGTGGAGCCAAGTTCTACAAGGTAGGAGGGACCGGCTGGATCCGGTTTCAGCCGCTCGGCCGAACGGGGGGTGAGGGAGTCGGGTTCGAACGGTGACGCTCTGATCAGAATGTTTTCACGAGGTCGTCACTTTTCACAGTTTGACTCTGAACGTAcgaaaaacaggaaacaaactcATGGGGGGGGCATTTCCCCTCAGCTGCTGGTTTCTAACACATAGAAGTGACTgggaataaagatggacgacaggacagCTCCCACTATGAACCTGAAGCgtctcgatcgccccctggtggctggctgctgtataggACACAAACCTCACCTCGTCCATGTTCACACAgcggacatggaccaaactaaacaaATGGTTTAAAGacataatgattgacagctgagagcgACTCACGATTGGTCAGGTAGAGGTGTGGGTGGGACCTCAggtcactactgcacagactccaaGTGATGTCACCTGTCCAAGATGGCGGCGCACGTGTCAGATATTTCGGCTTCATTTTTCTccagtggaaggaagtggagacgcgtcgtccatctttatttacagtctgtgtagGATTCATTCACATGAAGAGAAATACAGATCATCACTGACTCAGAGTCAAACTGATGATCACTTGTCCCTCGActgatctcagatcagctgaagTTGAATCTTCTCTGATCTTCATCGCTTTCCCCCccatcctccatctcttcccCCCTCGTCCTCCATCGCTTCCCCCCCTCGTCCTCCATCGCtcccccccctcgtcctccatctcttccccccctcgtcctccatcgcttcccctccccccctcgtCCTTGCTCCCCCCCTCGTCCTCCGCCTCGTTTCATCTGGTGTCCGTCAGCGACCTGCTGACCTTCACCACAAAGCGCAATGAAAACCGTCCTttgaagagaaagtgagaggcaccccccccccccccccccccctcccgccgcCGTGCGCCTGAAGCACGTCCTGGATTTTAATCACAGGATgaattgatgatgatgatggggggggggtttgctggTAAAAACTTGGCAAAGCACAAGAAGTTCAGATGACACCCCAGAGTCGTCAGGGTTattaagagggggggggggggggcagtctgcCAGATCAGGAAGGAAGAGAAACACTGGGACTGAAAGAGTTTCCCAGTTtaacaaagagaggaggaggtgtgaggagggagggaacgTTTCCCTGAGGACTTGTGTGAatctgatgtcacttcctgttgtgtccTGCTCAGGAGATCCCGCTGTCTGAGATCCTGCAGGTGGAGCCGGCGCAGGACTTCAGCCTCCTCCCCCCCGGCAGCAACCCGCACTGCTGCGAGGTGACCACGGCCAACATGGTGTACTACGTGGGGGAGAACAACGGCGGCCTGTACCACAACCCCGTCCTGGCAGCGTCCGGTGTGGGGCGGGACGTGGGCCAGAGCTGGGAGAAGGCCATCCGTCACGCCCTGATGCCCGTCACGCCCACGGCCAGCGTGGGCACCGGTCCGGGCAAAGGGAAGGACCACAGtgagtaacccccccccccccccccccgaggactTCACCTCTGAAGTCCAGGACTCATCAGGACGTGAAGTCAGAGATTCACTCCAGATTAATAATCAGTAGAAGAATCAGGATTATTGATACGTCCCGAGGCCACAGTGGGTCTGAAGGACCCGAGGCTGCATCCAGGACACAGGGGGTTCAGTTCTGAATCACAGTTTTAGTATAAATTCATTCTGTTGCTTTTCCACCTCGACTGCTCACCAGCAGATCGGATTCATTGAACTGTTGTTCTCTCTGCTCGGGTCGACCCCGTTTAGCATCAGGTCAAACTGTCCTCAGGTCTGTGCGGGTCGACCTCGGGTCACTTCCCTCCGACAGCAACGGGAATATGAAGTGTCCCCACACGTGTCCTGTGTCATGTTAACACCGTGTCCTGTGTCATGTTAACACCGTGTCCTGTTTCATGTGTCCCTGGGGAAGCgttaagaaaaatgaaatgtgaccCACAGACGATCCTTGAGGAACTCCACGAGTTAGAGGACCAGAGCAGAGAAGCTGTCGCAGGTTTTAAAACGAATCATTTCTCGAATCAGATTAGACTCGGGGgaggtttttatgttttaatgttcGTGAGGATTTGTCGGTGGagagctttcaaaataaaaacacacagacacacagacacacacacacacacacacagtcgctgACATTTTAACGTGATTGAGGGATTTCAGAGGATTTTCCGCCTCATCTCCTCGGATTCACTTCACGGTAAAGTGTCTTTTAAGTTTCATCACAAAATGAGATTTCCTGCAGTAAATGACTAAATGGACGTCCTGGTATTAAATTAATAACCATCAGCTGTAGTGACGGAGCTCGTCTTTAAATAGTTGCACTTTGCACGAGGTCGTCAGATTGAGAATTTGAGGTCCAGCTTCAGTTTTGCTCGGTAATGAAAAATCCCAGCACATCAATAAGTTAATGGACACATGATGTAACAAAGCTTGTTGTTGTGTAAATGTCTCAGAGACAAACAGCGATCACGTAAAACCTCAAGAGGAGAGACTACAGAAGTTTATCAGAGTTTCTGATTCATGAAGTTATGTAAACTCTCTGAGTCGTGATCTAACCCGTGACCCGCATATCAGAAGTCCGTCCACCTCCATCAGACTGTGGGAATCGACCGCGGGGCAGTGACCCGATCACATCCCGGGCCGACCGATCTGAAATCAATACCAGCTCATCAGTGGAAACTCAGCAGCAGGTTTCCTCTCTCTCGTGAACCGGGGGGGGGCTGGATGAACGTCAGAGGCTCGTAGTAACATGgggacaggaagcagaggcttTTATTTGTGTGGAACCTGCAGGAGGATTtgaggaggctgcagcagcgGGACTCGAACCCCCGACTCTTTcatgtggagtcgaaccaacaGCGTGTCGGTTTGATCTCGGCTGGAAACCTCATCCTTTATTTAACAAGGGAAGGAATGGAATGAGATTTTAATGATTTGGaggttaacaaaataaaagcccctcACGTCCCTGCTggactttttccttttcattttactgagaagaatttacattttatactcTTTGAGATAATTATTCATAGGATCACTATGACACGGAGAAgagacacatgaagagaaaTGTTATATGTTCATgttaaactttgatttgtaaGAACGGATTCTCTCCTGAAAGCTTCTTGAGATCGAAGAGGAAGAGAATTGAATTgactgttttgtctttgtttccctcAGAGGAGATCTCCATCAGCATATCAGTGTCCAACTCCCAGATACAAGAAAATGTGGTGAGTCACATCTGTCAGCAATTTACCGTTTAttcatttgtgtatttattaatgTGAGGATGTTCTGACACGTGGAGACGACTCTGCTCCTTGTGAAGAGTTGAATTGACTCCTCTCTGAATCTGATCTCTTCTTCAGGACATCAGTTCAGTTTATCAGATCTTCGCAGACGACGTCCTCGGCTCCGGACAGTTCGGGATCGTCTACGGAGGTGAGGTTTGAAACCAGAGGAACCAAACTGagttctcctctgtgtctcaatATGTTAAGATTCTAAAGATGGTAAAACGTTCCTCTTCgacctctgcagggaaacacaggaAGAGCGGCAGAGACGTGGCCATCAAGATCATCGACAAGATGAGGTTCCCCACCAAACAGGAGAGTCAGCTGAGGAACGAGGTGGCCGTGCTCCGGGTACCAGACACACACCGtccagatgaagaggaagattcTAGATCCCATGTTCTGTGACTCATGTTCGTTCACTCATGAGATCATCATGGTTAAAGATTTGGTTTTGCTTGTGACAGAACCTCCAGCACCGTGGCATCGTGAACCTGGAGTGCATGTTCGAGACGCCTGAGCGGGTGTTCGTGGTGATGGAGAAGCTCCATGGAGACATGCTGGAGATGATCCTATCCAGCGAGAGGAGTCGGCTCCCTGAACGTCTCACCAAGTTCCTGGTCACACAGGTCGAGCACAGGAACTCAGTCGTGAATTTACTTGATTTCATGGAatcatgtgtgtttctttttgctgACGAGCTCCAGCTGTTGTGTCTCCAGATCCTCGTGGCCCTCAGACATCTTCACCTCAAGAACATCGTCCACTGTGACCTGAAGCCGGAGAACGTCCTCCTGGCCTCAGCAGACCCGTTTCCTCAGGTTTGACCCAATCCTCCGAGAGCTCCGGTCCCCGGCTCTTGGTTCCTTGGTTTGTCTTTCATCATCTCGTTTCTCCTCCAGGTGAAACTCTGTGACTTCGGCTTCGCTCGCATCATCGGGGAGAAGTCCTTCCGCCGCTCCGTGGTCGGCACGCCGGCTTATCTGGCGCCGGAGGTTCTTCGCAGCAAAGGCTACAACCGGTCCCTGGACATGTGGTCGGTCGGCGTCATCGTCTACGTCAGCCTGAGCGGAACGTTTCCCTTCAACGAAGACGAGGAGATCGACCACCAGATCCAGAACGCCGCCTTCATGTACCCGCCCAACCCCTGGAGGGAGATCTCCGAGCCGGGTAAGACCGAGGAGCCGAAGAACCGCTCACGAGAACATCTCAGTCAATAAACCACGAGCTGTAACCATCTGTCCACTAATGATCAACTGTTAATGGTTCACAGCCACGGACCTGATCAACAACCTGCTGCAGGTGAAGATGAGGAAGCGCTACAGCGTGGCCAAATCGCTGAGTCACCCCTGGCTGCAGGTAACAAATCGCTGAGTCACCCCTGGCTGCAGGTAGCAAATCGCTGCAACAGGAAGTGATCAAGGATTTTAACTTGTTCGCATGTTTCTCCATCTCGGAACCAAACGAGATCTTCCACCACAGATTGAATACGAGCTCGTGGGTTTGAGTCTCACTGTCTGCATGTCTTCCCCCCCCGCAGGACTACCGGACCTGGCTCGACCTCCGGGAGTTCGAGACCAAGCGCGGCGAGCGCTACATCACCCACGACAGTGACGACGCCCGCTGGGAGGAGCACGCCGACGAGGCGGGGCTGCCCTTCCCCAAACACTTCA
This genomic window from Platichthys flesus chromosome 18, fPlaFle2.1, whole genome shotgun sequence contains:
- the LOC133973298 gene encoding LOW QUALITY PROTEIN: serine/threonine-protein kinase D3-like (The sequence of the model RefSeq protein was modified relative to this genomic sequence to represent the inferred CDS: deleted 1 base in 1 codon) — translated: MSADNSPPPPPASPRAFATLPQHAAPPTPSPSPSPPATLLGRLSNGSLPIPSRTNSRGSIQGVSFLLQIGLTRETVTLDPGDHSLPAVRELVCSIVDQKFPECGFFGMYDKILLFRHDLSSDNILQRLTCAEEIHEGDLVEVVLSALATAEDFQIRPHALYVHSYKAPAFCDDCGEMLWGLVRQGLKCEGCGLNYHKRCAFKIPNNCSGVKKRRLSNVSLPGSVMSIARPPSTEFTPTPPEEQRPLLGAAKRNSLLSGRPIWMEKMVLGRVKVPHTFSVHTYTRPTICQFCKRLLKGLFRQGMQCKDCKFNCHKRCAAKVPRDCLGEVDFNGEPASPNLDSEATMEVDNCDVNSDGGQSMDDQDESTPEDKLFFIEGTGTDGEKDDETLRAISPCTSSNIPLMRVVQSIKHTKRRSSTVVKEGWMVHFTSRDNLRKRHYWRLDSKSLTLLQNESGAKFYKEIPLSEILQVEPAQDFSLLPPGSNPHCCEVTTANMVYYVGENNGGLYHNPVLAASGVGRDVGQSWEKAIRHALMPVTPTASVGTGPGKGKDHKEISISISVSNSQIQENVDISSVYQIFADDVLGSGQFGIVYGGKHRKSGRDVAIKIIDKMRFPTKQESQLRNEVAVLRNLQHRGIVNLECMFETPERVFVVMEKLHGDMLEMILSSERSRLPERLTKFLVTQILVALRHLHLKNIVHCDLKPENVLLASADPFPQVKLCDFGFARIIGEKSFRRSVVGTPAYLAPEVLRSKGYNRSLDMWSVGVIVYVSLSGTFPFNEDEEIDHQIQNAAFMYPPNPWREISEPATDLINNLLQVKMRKRYSVAKSLSHPWLQDYRTWLDLREFETKRGERYITHDSDDARWEEHADEAGLPFPKHFIMSPNLDDMEEDP